One part of the Pandoraea faecigallinarum genome encodes these proteins:
- a CDS encoding ABC transporter permease: protein MKRIAQTIVFWGVLLALWEMAVTYFKVQSYLMPPPSGIFRAAWEVHPQMLTDTWVTTVEVLTGFVAAVLGGLVIGVVISYSAFARRTLYPLVTALQSMPKIALAPLMIVWFGYGFASKLASTFLFAFFPVVVATMGGLACVARNLDEHFRALGASPWDTFWRLYLPAALPAFADGLKIAMPLAVIGAIVGEFIGSEEGLGHLIVFASAAARTDVMFAAILMVTLLAVVLYWVIERLARFVWWRGINV, encoded by the coding sequence ATGAAACGCATCGCACAGACGATCGTGTTCTGGGGCGTATTGCTCGCCCTGTGGGAAATGGCCGTGACGTATTTCAAGGTGCAGTCGTACCTGATGCCGCCCCCGTCGGGCATCTTTCGCGCGGCATGGGAAGTGCATCCGCAGATGCTCACGGATACCTGGGTGACGACCGTCGAAGTGTTGACGGGCTTCGTTGCGGCCGTGCTGGGCGGCCTCGTGATCGGCGTGGTCATCAGCTACAGCGCGTTTGCGCGTCGCACGCTGTATCCGCTCGTCACTGCGCTGCAAAGCATGCCGAAGATCGCGCTCGCGCCTCTCATGATCGTGTGGTTCGGGTATGGCTTCGCCTCGAAACTGGCATCCACGTTCCTGTTTGCCTTCTTCCCCGTGGTGGTGGCGACGATGGGCGGACTCGCCTGCGTGGCGCGCAATCTCGACGAGCACTTCCGCGCGCTCGGGGCGAGCCCGTGGGACACCTTCTGGCGTCTGTATCTGCCGGCGGCGCTGCCGGCATTCGCCGACGGTCTGAAAATCGCGATGCCGCTCGCGGTGATCGGGGCCATCGTCGGCGAGTTCATCGGTTCGGAAGAAGGGCTTGGACACCTGATCGTGTTCGCGTCGGCTGCCGCTCGCACCGACGTCATGTTCGCCGCCATTCTGATGGTGACGCTGCTTGCCGTGGTGCTGTATTGGGTCATCGAGCGCCTCGCGCGCTTCGTCTGGTGGCGGGGGATCAACGTATGA
- a CDS encoding alpha/beta hydrolase, translating to MDGQTLATPAPIDWLAARGLMRGLGPRWVEDIAAGRRAVLDVYTPLLARAPADGFAVECDLAYGPHARHRLDVYRPTPGAGAARGRAPVVVFVHGGGFVRGDRNANTQIYGNVPRYFARHGCIAVNVEYRLAPEAPFPGGAQDIALAMAWIRANLDAHAGEGGADLSRVLLIGHSAGGSHVASYLCDPRVRPATPEVAGAVLISARLRADVLPDNPNAPGVVAYYGEDPARYASDAPMAHAEAMPVPVMTVVAEFENPHLDTYALEFCHRLSVRDARAQRFVQVRDHNHTSIVAHIDTGDDSLGREILQFLHELNPSP from the coding sequence ATGGACGGGCAAACGTTGGCCACACCGGCGCCGATCGATTGGCTGGCCGCACGCGGCCTGATGCGCGGGCTCGGTCCGCGCTGGGTGGAGGATATTGCCGCGGGCCGGCGCGCCGTGCTCGACGTCTATACGCCGCTGCTGGCCAGGGCGCCGGCCGATGGCTTCGCCGTGGAGTGCGATCTGGCGTACGGCCCGCATGCCCGCCACCGGCTCGACGTCTATCGGCCAACGCCCGGAGCGGGCGCGGCGCGCGGTCGGGCCCCGGTGGTCGTGTTCGTACATGGCGGCGGCTTCGTGCGAGGCGACCGGAACGCCAACACGCAGATCTACGGCAACGTGCCGCGGTATTTCGCACGTCATGGCTGCATTGCCGTGAACGTGGAATATCGTCTCGCGCCCGAGGCCCCGTTTCCCGGCGGCGCGCAGGACATCGCACTGGCCATGGCCTGGATTCGCGCGAATCTCGACGCGCATGCGGGCGAGGGCGGCGCGGACCTGTCGCGCGTGTTGCTGATCGGGCACTCGGCCGGCGGATCGCACGTTGCGAGTTATCTCTGCGATCCGCGTGTACGACCGGCAACGCCTGAGGTGGCTGGCGCTGTCCTCATCAGCGCGCGGCTGCGTGCCGACGTGCTGCCGGACAATCCGAACGCTCCAGGGGTGGTGGCGTACTACGGCGAGGACCCGGCGCGTTACGCGTCGGATGCGCCGATGGCACATGCCGAGGCGATGCCCGTTCCGGTGATGACCGTCGTCGCGGAGTTCGAGAATCCCCATCTCGATACCTATGCGTTGGAGTTCTGCCACCGGTTGTCCGTGCGCGACGCGCGTGCGCAGCGCTTCGTCCAGGTGCGCGATCACAACCACACCTCCATCGTGGCCCACATCGACACCGGCGACGACTCGCTCGGCCGCGAAATCCTGCAATTCCTGCACGAACTCAACCCATCGCCCTGA
- a CDS encoding ABC transporter ATP-binding protein, translating into MIEVRHVDKAFAARQRKAAPVRILEDVSLSVADREFVSILGASGCGKSTLLRIVAGLVPHDGGEVRVGGQRVSQPLPEIGVVFQSSNMLPWLTVRQNLMLGTQLRKIPKEKSEPRVAALLEMLGLAQFADHHPHELSGGMRQRASIGQILALEPKVLLMDEPFGALDALTRDNLNVELLRIWQEHRQTVLLVTHSIEEAVFLSDRVIVMSARPGKVEQEVAIDLPRPRSPQTIKQHPRYAGYIAQLSQLMGVY; encoded by the coding sequence ATGATCGAAGTGCGTCATGTCGACAAGGCCTTCGCAGCCAGGCAACGCAAGGCCGCGCCTGTCAGGATTCTCGAGGATGTCTCGTTGTCCGTTGCGGACCGGGAATTCGTGTCGATACTCGGCGCGAGCGGTTGCGGCAAGAGCACGTTGCTGCGTATCGTCGCGGGACTCGTGCCGCACGACGGCGGCGAAGTGCGCGTGGGCGGCCAGCGCGTATCGCAGCCCTTGCCGGAGATCGGCGTCGTCTTTCAGTCGAGCAACATGCTGCCGTGGCTCACCGTGCGGCAGAACCTGATGCTCGGCACCCAGCTTCGCAAGATTCCGAAAGAGAAGAGCGAGCCGCGCGTCGCGGCGCTGCTCGAAATGCTGGGGCTTGCACAATTCGCGGATCACCATCCGCATGAGTTGTCCGGCGGGATGCGTCAGCGCGCGTCGATCGGCCAGATTCTTGCGCTCGAACCGAAGGTGCTGCTGATGGACGAACCGTTCGGGGCACTCGACGCGCTCACGCGCGACAACCTGAACGTCGAATTGCTGCGCATCTGGCAGGAGCACCGGCAAACGGTGTTGCTCGTCACGCACAGCATCGAGGAGGCGGTGTTCCTGTCGGATCGTGTGATCGTGATGTCGGCGCGTCCGGGCAAGGTCGAGCAGGAGGTGGCGATCGATCTGCCGCGTCCGCGCTCGCCGCAGACGATCAAGCAGCACCCGCGCTACGCCGGGTACATTGCGCAGCTCTCGCAGTTGATGGGAGTGTATTGA